The following are encoded in a window of Castanea sativa cultivar Marrone di Chiusa Pesio chromosome 5, ASM4071231v1 genomic DNA:
- the LOC142634876 gene encoding zinc finger BED domain-containing protein RICESLEEPER 2-like, whose translation MNLIVMEGLKSLHESIVKIRNAIRYVKSSPSRYDKFKACVEKVKIASKGCVCLDVPTKWNSTYMMLENAKKFQRAFEDYVLMMHNIFVTSWMMEMGKKILGPPDFEHWDNVKVFVKFLKLFYEVTLRFFGSLYVTSNVFLYELCVMKTELTNLCESEDPLLSMMGRDMHEKFDKYWGDIEKLNLMMFVAIVLDQRYKLRFENFWFTKWNPGVVVENMTKKVKMALVRMYEHYCDYIGYSIGQGQDGSSSNNVETRPVNSSKYRLLSKVARDVLVIPLITVAYKSVFSTGGCVLDPFQSSLLLNIVEMLICAQNWLRATDIIILQESMEEVESNEGLESEFASQSTITVEEED comes from the exons ATGAACCTTATTGTGATGGAAGGTTTGAAAAGCCTTCATGAGTCAATTGTCAAAATCCGTAATGCGATAAGGTATGTGAAGTCCTCTCCATCTAGGTATGATAAGTTTAAAGCATGTGTGGAAAAAGTAAAGATTGCTAGCAAGGGTTGTGTATGTCTTGATGTTCCAACTAAATGGAACTCGACCTACATGATGCTagagaatgcaaaaaaatttcaaagggcatttgaagattACGTGTTAATGATGCACAATATATTCGTTACTTCTTGGATGAtggaaatgggaaaaaaaatattgggacCACCTGATTTTGAGCATTGGGATAATGTGAAGgtgtttgtgaaatttttgaagTTGTTTTATGAAGTTACATTAAGATTTTTTGGTTCTCTATATGTCACATCTAATGTATTTCTTTATGAACTTTGTGTGATGAAGACTGAATTGACAAACTTGTGTGAAAGTGAAGATCCTCTTTTGAGTATGATGGGAAGGGATATGCATGAGAAATTTGATAAGTATTGGGGGGACATTGAGAAGCTTAATTTGATGATGTTTGTTGCTATTGTACTAGACCAAAGGTACAAGTtgaggtttgaaaatttttggtttaCCAAATGGAATCCAGGAGTAGTGGTAGAAAACATGACAAAAAAGGTGAAAATGGCTCTTGTTCGTATGTATGAGCACTATTGTGACTATATTGGGTATTCAATTGGGCAAGGTCAAGATGGCTCTTCTTCAAACAATGTTGAGACTAGACCC GTGAATTCCTCAAAATATCGGCTTCTCTCAAAAGTAGCTCGTGATGTGTTAGTCATTCCTCTCATTACAGTTGCCTATAAGTCCGTATTTAGTACTGGGGGTTGTGTGTTGGATCCATTTCAAAGCTCTTTGTTGCTTAACATAGTTGAAATGCTGATTTGTGCTCAGAATTGGTTAAGAGCTACTGATATAATTATTCTTCAAGAATCAATGGAAGAAGTTGAATCCAATGAGGGTCTTGAGTCAG AGTTTGCATCTCAAAGCACCATAACAGTGGAAGAGGAAGATTAG